From Streptomyces qinzhouensis, one genomic window encodes:
- the nuoK gene encoding NADH-quinone oxidoreductase subunit NuoK → MNPVNYLYLAALLFTIGAAGVLIRRNAIVVFMCIELMLNACNLSLVAFSRMHGNLDGQIIAFFTMVVAAAEVVVGLAIIVSLFRSRHSASVDDASLMKL, encoded by the coding sequence GTGAATCCGGTCAACTACCTCTATCTCGCCGCACTGCTGTTCACCATCGGCGCGGCCGGGGTCCTGATCAGGCGGAACGCCATCGTGGTGTTCATGTGCATCGAGCTGATGCTCAACGCCTGCAATCTCTCGCTGGTCGCGTTCTCCCGGATGCACGGCAATCTCGACGGCCAGATCATCGCCTTCTTCACGATGGTCGTCGCCGCCGCGGAAGTCGTGGTGGGGCTCGCGATCATCGTGTCGCTGTTCCGTTCCCGCCACTCGGCCTCGGTCGACGACGCCAGCCTGATGAAGCTGTGA
- the nuoI gene encoding NADH-quinone oxidoreductase subunit NuoI, which translates to MPERAENSPGSELSELPEGTTGAPEPSDPGQGPGERFLNPVAGFGVTFKAMFKKRLTEQYPEQQKVTAPRFHGRHQLNRHPDGLEKCIGCELCAWACPADAIYVEGADNTDEERYSPGERYGRVYQINYARCILCGLCIEACPTRALTMTNEFELADSSRENLIYTKEQLLAGLDERMVDTPHAIFPGMDEQDYYRGLVTEAAPGTVRQIADSKGEKGEEVDA; encoded by the coding sequence GTGCCTGAACGAGCGGAGAATTCCCCCGGATCCGAGCTGTCGGAGCTGCCGGAGGGGACAACGGGCGCTCCGGAGCCCTCGGACCCGGGCCAGGGTCCCGGCGAGAGGTTCCTGAATCCGGTCGCCGGCTTCGGTGTGACCTTCAAGGCCATGTTCAAGAAGCGGCTGACCGAGCAGTATCCGGAGCAGCAGAAGGTCACCGCGCCGCGTTTCCACGGCCGGCACCAGCTGAACCGCCATCCGGACGGTCTGGAGAAGTGCATCGGCTGCGAGCTGTGCGCCTGGGCCTGTCCCGCCGACGCCATCTATGTCGAAGGCGCGGACAACACGGACGAGGAGCGCTACTCCCCCGGCGAGCGCTACGGCCGCGTCTACCAGATCAACTACGCCCGCTGCATTCTCTGCGGGCTCTGCATCGAGGCCTGCCCGACCCGGGCGCTGACGATGACGAACGAGTTCGAACTGGCCGACAGCTCCCGCGAGAACCTCATCTACACCAAGGAGCAGCTGCTCGCCGGTCTGGACGAGCGCATGGTCGACACCCCCCACGCCATCTTCCCCGGCATGGACGAACAGGACTACTACCGCGGGCTGGTCACCGAGGCCGCCCCCGGGACGGTCCGCCAGATCGCCGACTCCAAGGGGGAGAAGGGCGAGGAGGTGGACGCATGA
- a CDS encoding Uma2 family endonuclease, producing the protein MSVEPEAPQPEQGWPMPPADGWTADDLDTLPNLPPHTELIDGSLVFVSPQRMFHARAISFIEWKLMSLAPEDYEVVPQFTIDIDGQNRLEPDVIVVEAETVDSHAQSRLPASSVLLAIEVVSPESVSRDRETKPLKYARAGIPHYWRVENDEGRAVVYVFEREPATGQYVATGIFHDRLKVSVPFPVDLDLTEITPRRSRRG; encoded by the coding sequence ATGAGCGTCGAACCCGAGGCACCTCAGCCCGAACAGGGCTGGCCGATGCCACCTGCCGACGGCTGGACCGCTGACGACCTGGACACGCTTCCGAACCTGCCTCCGCATACGGAGCTGATCGACGGGAGCCTTGTTTTCGTGAGTCCGCAGAGGATGTTCCACGCGCGAGCCATCAGCTTCATCGAGTGGAAGCTGATGTCTCTCGCGCCCGAGGACTACGAGGTCGTCCCGCAGTTCACGATCGACATCGACGGCCAGAACCGGCTGGAACCGGATGTCATCGTCGTAGAGGCCGAGACCGTCGACAGCCACGCCCAGAGCCGGCTCCCGGCCTCGTCCGTCCTCCTCGCCATCGAGGTCGTCTCTCCCGAGTCCGTGAGCCGGGACCGCGAGACCAAGCCCCTCAAGTACGCCCGCGCCGGAATCCCCCACTACTGGCGGGTGGAGAACGACGAGGGCCGGGCGGTCGTCTACGTCTTCGAGCGGGAGCCTGCCACCGGCCAGTACGTGGCCACCGGCATCTTCCACGACCGGCTGAAGGTCTCCGTGCCCTTCCCGGTCGACCTCGACCTGACCGAGATCACCCCCCGCCGCTCCCGCCGCGGCTGA
- the fahA gene encoding fumarylacetoacetase, giving the protein MSEQSPLDLAEGDPFGPHNLPYGVFTTPAEPERRRIGVRIGRYVLDAGAAAVALGSPYAALLDRPGLNPLLAAGRTTWRDVRRALTGWVTVPAHRAAVEPLLHPLDAVTLHLPYEVADYVDFYASEHHATNVGRIFRPDGEPLTPNWKHLPIGYHGRAGTVVVSGTEVVRPRGQRKAPTDPAPVFGPSVKLDIEAEVGFLVGTPTPQGSPVPLADFPEHVFGLSLLNDWSARDIQAWEYVPLGPFLGKSFATSVSAWVTPLEALAAARTAPPARDVPPLPYLDDSEEEEPGGFDIRISVAVNGHTVAEPPFATMYWTAAQQLAHMTVNGASLRTGDLFGSGTVSGPELHQRGSLLELTWNGRDPLDLPTGKRTFLEDGDTVTLTAWAPGPDGTRVGLGEVTGRITPSR; this is encoded by the coding sequence GTGTCCGAGCAGAGCCCGCTCGACCTGGCCGAGGGCGATCCCTTCGGCCCGCACAACCTCCCCTACGGCGTCTTCACCACCCCCGCCGAACCGGAGCGCCGCAGGATCGGCGTCCGCATCGGGCGGTATGTGCTCGACGCGGGAGCGGCCGCCGTCGCCCTCGGCTCCCCCTATGCCGCGCTGCTCGACCGCCCCGGCCTCAACCCCCTGCTCGCGGCCGGCCGGACCACATGGCGCGATGTCCGGCGGGCCCTGACCGGCTGGGTCACGGTCCCCGCCCACCGGGCCGCGGTGGAGCCGCTGCTCCACCCGCTGGACGCGGTCACGCTCCACCTCCCGTACGAGGTCGCGGACTATGTCGACTTCTACGCCAGTGAGCACCACGCCACCAATGTGGGCCGGATCTTCCGCCCCGACGGCGAACCGCTGACCCCCAACTGGAAGCATCTGCCGATCGGTTACCACGGCCGGGCGGGCACGGTGGTGGTCTCGGGGACGGAGGTCGTACGGCCCCGGGGGCAGCGCAAGGCGCCCACCGACCCGGCGCCCGTCTTCGGGCCGTCCGTGAAGCTCGACATCGAGGCGGAGGTCGGCTTCCTCGTCGGCACCCCGACCCCGCAGGGCAGTCCGGTGCCGCTCGCCGACTTCCCCGAGCACGTGTTCGGTCTTTCCCTGCTCAACGACTGGTCGGCGCGGGACATCCAGGCCTGGGAGTACGTGCCCCTGGGCCCGTTCCTCGGGAAGTCGTTCGCCACTTCGGTCTCGGCCTGGGTCACCCCGCTGGAAGCCCTCGCCGCGGCCCGCACCGCCCCGCCCGCCCGGGACGTCCCGCCGCTGCCGTATCTCGACGACTCCGAAGAGGAGGAGCCGGGCGGTTTCGACATCCGTATCTCCGTGGCCGTCAACGGCCATACGGTCGCGGAGCCCCCGTTCGCCACGATGTACTGGACGGCGGCCCAGCAGCTGGCCCATATGACGGTCAACGGCGCCTCACTGCGTACGGGCGACCTCTTCGGCTCCGGTACGGTCAGCGGCCCCGAGCTCCACCAGCGCGGCTCCCTCCTCGAACTGACCTGGAACGGCCGCGACCCGCTCGACCTCCCCACCGGCAAGCGCACCTTCCTGGAGGACGGCGACACCGTCACCCTGACCGCCTGGGCCCCGGGCCCGGACGGCACCCGCGTCGGCCTCGGCGAGGTCACGGGCCGCATCACCCCGTCCCGCTGA
- a CDS encoding NADH-quinone oxidoreductase subunit J codes for MTGLRTTGLDPAGLTSLAAASTTSTGEAVQFWILGTVAVIGALCTILMRRAVHSALCLAATMIILAVFYLANGAYFLGVVQIVVYTGAIMMLFLFVVMLVGVTAADSLKETLKGQRWLAALCGLGFGVLLIAGIGNASLETFNGLGAANAAHGGNVEGLAALLFTKYVFAFEITGALLITAAVGAMVLTHRERTERALTQRELAEQRVREGKQLPPLPAPGVYARHNAVDIPALLPDGTPSELSVSRTLRDRGQIRDVSARAMADLKALEQRSEERLGREPGNVAAAGRETAADQDTDRSAAGTGTGRDEEEASR; via the coding sequence ATGACCGGCCTGCGCACGACCGGGCTCGACCCCGCCGGTCTGACCTCCCTGGCCGCCGCGTCGACCACCTCGACCGGCGAAGCCGTCCAGTTCTGGATTCTCGGCACGGTCGCCGTGATCGGCGCGCTCTGCACGATCCTGATGCGGCGGGCCGTGCACAGCGCGCTCTGCCTCGCCGCGACCATGATCATCCTGGCGGTGTTCTACCTCGCCAACGGCGCCTACTTCCTCGGTGTCGTCCAGATCGTGGTCTACACCGGCGCGATCATGATGCTGTTCCTCTTTGTCGTGATGCTCGTCGGTGTCACCGCGGCGGACTCCCTGAAGGAGACCCTGAAGGGGCAGCGCTGGCTGGCCGCGCTCTGCGGCCTCGGCTTCGGGGTGCTGCTGATCGCCGGTATCGGCAATGCCTCGCTGGAGACCTTCAACGGCCTCGGCGCGGCGAACGCCGCCCACGGCGGCAATGTCGAGGGCCTGGCCGCCCTGCTGTTCACGAAGTACGTCTTCGCCTTCGAGATCACCGGCGCCCTGCTGATCACGGCCGCCGTCGGGGCGATGGTGCTCACCCACCGGGAGCGCACCGAACGCGCCCTGACCCAGCGGGAGCTGGCCGAGCAGCGGGTCCGCGAGGGCAAGCAGTTGCCGCCGCTGCCCGCCCCCGGCGTCTACGCCCGGCACAACGCGGTGGACATCCCCGCCCTGCTGCCCGACGGCACCCCGTCCGAACTCTCCGTCAGCCGCACCCTGCGCGACCGCGGCCAGATCCGCGATGTGTCCGCCCGGGCGATGGCGGACCTCAAGGCGCTGGAGCAGCGTTCGGAGGAGCGGCTCGGCCGGGAGCCCGGCAATGTCGCGGCCGCCGGACGCGAGACCGCGGCGGACCAGGACACCGACCGGTCCGCCGCCGGCACCGGAACCGGCCGGGACGAAGAGGAGGCCAGTCGGTGA
- the nuoH gene encoding NADH-quinone oxidoreductase subunit NuoH, whose translation MTGPTLNVIAAEDLSMFGRDPWWLIVVKAVFCFAFLMVTVLFSIVWERKVVAWMQLRIGPNRHGPWGMLQSLADGIKLMLKEDVIVKRADKVVYVLAPIIAAIPAFMAIAVIPFGPSGNEVSIFGQRTTMQLTDLPIAMLYVLAIASVGIYGIVLAGWSSGSTYPLLGGLRSCAQMISYEIAMGAAFASVFLYSGSMSTSAIVEAQADRWFIILLPVSFIIYVITMVGETNRAPFDMPESEGDLVGGFNTEYSSIKFAMFMLAEYVNMVTVSAVSVTLFLGGWRAPYPISTFWEGANHGWWPLLWFVIKVQLLLFFFIWLRGTLPRVRYDQLMKLGWKVLIPVSVVWLMLVATVRALRNEGYDFQQILLYAGGALTTVLLLSFIADMFRGGKERQAEAAAAKEPPVPFDPMAGGYPVPPLPGQSLPPVPRRRPRRERELIVSGGGNTVSDDPDGGQAHDGKEADGA comes from the coding sequence ATGACCGGCCCGACGCTGAACGTCATCGCGGCCGAGGACCTGTCGATGTTCGGGCGCGACCCCTGGTGGCTGATTGTCGTCAAGGCCGTGTTCTGCTTCGCGTTCCTGATGGTGACCGTGCTGTTCTCCATCGTCTGGGAGCGCAAGGTCGTCGCCTGGATGCAGCTGCGTATCGGCCCCAACCGGCACGGCCCCTGGGGCATGCTCCAGTCCCTCGCCGACGGCATCAAGCTGATGCTGAAGGAAGACGTCATCGTCAAACGCGCGGACAAGGTCGTCTACGTCCTCGCGCCCATCATCGCCGCCATCCCGGCGTTCATGGCGATCGCCGTCATCCCCTTCGGGCCCTCCGGCAACGAGGTCTCCATCTTCGGGCAGCGCACCACGATGCAGCTGACCGATCTGCCGATCGCGATGCTGTACGTCCTCGCCATCGCCTCGGTCGGGATCTACGGCATCGTCCTCGCGGGCTGGTCCTCCGGCTCCACCTACCCGCTGCTCGGCGGACTCCGCTCCTGCGCGCAGATGATCTCGTACGAGATCGCCATGGGCGCCGCCTTCGCCTCCGTCTTCCTCTACTCGGGGTCGATGTCGACCTCGGCGATCGTGGAGGCACAGGCGGACCGCTGGTTCATCATCCTGCTGCCGGTCTCGTTCATCATCTATGTCATCACCATGGTCGGCGAGACCAACCGGGCCCCGTTCGACATGCCGGAGTCCGAGGGCGACCTGGTCGGCGGCTTCAACACCGAGTACAGCTCGATCAAGTTCGCGATGTTCATGCTGGCGGAGTACGTCAACATGGTCACCGTCTCCGCCGTCTCCGTCACCCTCTTCCTCGGCGGCTGGCGCGCCCCCTACCCCATCTCCACCTTCTGGGAGGGCGCGAACCACGGCTGGTGGCCGCTGCTCTGGTTCGTCATCAAGGTGCAGTTGCTGCTCTTCTTCTTCATCTGGCTGCGCGGCACGCTCCCACGGGTCCGCTACGACCAGTTGATGAAGCTGGGCTGGAAGGTCCTCATCCCCGTCTCGGTGGTCTGGCTGATGCTGGTCGCCACCGTGCGGGCACTGCGGAACGAGGGTTACGACTTCCAGCAGATCCTGCTCTACGCGGGCGGCGCGCTCACCACCGTACTGCTGCTCTCCTTCATCGCGGACATGTTCCGCGGCGGGAAGGAACGGCAGGCCGAGGCCGCGGCGGCGAAGGAACCCCCGGTGCCCTTCGACCCGATGGCGGGCGGCTATCCCGTACCGCCGCTGCCCGGACAGAGCCTGCCGCCGGTTCCGCGCAGGCGGCCCAGGCGGGAGCGCGAGCTCATTGTCAGTGGCGGGGGCAATACTGTGAGTGACGATCCGGACGGCGGACAAGCGCATGACGGAAAGGAGGCCGACGGTGCCTGA
- the nuoN gene encoding NADH-quinone oxidoreductase subunit NuoN yields MSPTSVHTLWTTAAEPIDKIKAPDIEYGQLAPVLIVVSAAVVGLLLEAFLPRKARYYAQVALASVALLSAFAAVIALAEGGYGTSKVNIAAMGAIAIDGPTLFLQGTILLVSLVAVFTFAERKLDPQAHGSEVDSFVAQAAAVPGSESEKAAVRAGFTTTEVYPLALFAVAGMLVFPAANDLLTLFIALEVFSLPLYLLCALARRKRLMSQEAAVKYFLLGAFSSAFLLFGIALLYGYAGSVSYAKIADVVDGSIRTIDPALANTMGNDALLLIGSALILMGLLFKVGAVPFHMWTPDVYQGAPTPVTGFMAAATKVAAFGALLRLMYVVLPGLKWDWRPLLWGVAILTMLAGAIIAITQTDIKRLLAYSSIAHAGFIMAGVIAVSPDGISSVLFYLAAYSFVTLGAFAVVTLVRDAGGEATHLSQWAGLGRRSPLVAAVFAVFLLAFAGIPLTSGFSGKFAVFKAAAESGAGALVVVGVISSAIAAFFYIRVIVLMFFSEPQPNGPTVAVPSSLTVGAIGIGVAVTVVLGVAPQYFLNLASEAGVFVR; encoded by the coding sequence GTGAGCCCGACATCTGTCCACACCCTGTGGACGACGGCGGCCGAGCCGATCGACAAGATCAAAGCACCCGATATCGAGTACGGCCAGCTCGCGCCGGTCCTGATCGTCGTCAGTGCGGCGGTCGTGGGACTCCTCCTGGAGGCGTTCCTGCCGCGCAAGGCGCGCTACTACGCCCAGGTGGCCCTTGCCTCGGTGGCGCTCCTCTCGGCCTTCGCCGCCGTCATCGCCCTCGCCGAGGGCGGCTACGGCACCTCGAAGGTGAACATCGCCGCCATGGGCGCGATCGCGATCGACGGCCCGACGCTCTTCCTCCAGGGCACGATCCTGCTGGTCTCGCTGGTCGCGGTCTTCACCTTCGCGGAGCGCAAACTGGATCCGCAGGCCCACGGCAGCGAAGTGGACTCCTTCGTCGCCCAGGCCGCGGCCGTCCCCGGCAGCGAGAGCGAGAAGGCGGCCGTCCGGGCCGGTTTCACCACCACCGAGGTCTATCCGCTGGCGCTGTTCGCGGTCGCGGGCATGCTGGTCTTCCCGGCCGCCAACGACCTGCTGACGCTCTTCATCGCGCTGGAGGTCTTCTCCCTCCCGCTCTATCTGCTCTGCGCCCTCGCCCGGCGCAAGCGGCTGATGTCGCAGGAAGCGGCCGTCAAGTACTTCCTGCTCGGCGCGTTCTCCTCGGCGTTCCTGCTGTTCGGCATCGCCCTTCTCTACGGCTACGCGGGCTCCGTCTCGTACGCGAAGATCGCCGATGTCGTCGACGGCAGCATCCGCACGATCGACCCGGCCCTCGCCAACACCATGGGCAATGACGCGCTGCTGCTGATCGGCTCGGCGCTGATCCTGATGGGTCTGCTCTTCAAGGTCGGCGCGGTCCCCTTCCATATGTGGACCCCGGACGTCTACCAGGGCGCCCCCACCCCCGTCACCGGCTTCATGGCCGCGGCGACCAAGGTGGCCGCCTTCGGCGCCCTGCTGCGCCTGATGTACGTGGTGCTGCCGGGCCTGAAGTGGGACTGGCGGCCGCTGCTGTGGGGCGTGGCGATCCTGACCATGCTGGCGGGCGCGATCATCGCCATCACCCAGACCGATATCAAGCGGCTGCTGGCCTACTCCTCCATCGCCCACGCCGGATTCATCATGGCCGGTGTGATCGCGGTGTCGCCGGACGGCATCTCGTCGGTCCTCTTCTATCTGGCCGCGTACTCGTTCGTGACCCTCGGCGCGTTCGCGGTCGTCACGCTCGTCCGCGACGCGGGCGGCGAGGCCACCCATCTCTCCCAGTGGGCCGGCCTCGGCCGACGCTCCCCGCTGGTGGCTGCGGTCTTCGCGGTCTTCCTCCTGGCCTTCGCCGGAATCCCGCTGACCTCCGGCTTCTCCGGCAAGTTCGCGGTGTTCAAGGCGGCGGCGGAGAGCGGCGCCGGGGCGCTGGTCGTGGTCGGTGTGATCTCCTCCGCGATCGCCGCGTTCTTCTATATCCGGGTCATCGTGCTGATGTTCTTCAGCGAACCCCAGCCGAACGGCCCCACGGTCGCGGTCCCTTCGAGCCTGACGGTCGGCGCCATCGGCATCGGCGTCGCGGTCACCGTGGTCCTGGGCGTCGCCCCGCAGTACTTCCTCAACCTGGCGAGCGAGGCGGGTGTCTTCGTCCGCTGA
- the nuoL gene encoding NADH-quinone oxidoreductase subunit L: MENLIALLIAAPLFGAAVLLCGGRRLDRAGHWIGTALAAASFVVGAVLFADMLGRPADDRLLHQKLFSWIPVEGFQADIAFQLDQLSMTFVLLITGVGTLIHIYSIGYMEHDERRRRFFGYLNLFLAAMLLLVLADNYLLLYFGWEGVGLASYLLIGFWQHKPSAATAAKKAFLVNRVGDIGLSIAIMLMFTTFGTFAFTPVLASADEASSATVTGIGLMLLLAACGKSAQVPLQSWLGDAMEGPTPVSALIHAATMVTAGVYLIVRSGTIFNASPDAQLVVVIVGAVTLLFGAIVGCAKDDIKKALAGSTMSQIGYMILAAGLGPIGYVFAIMHLVTHGFFKAGLFLGAGSVMHGMNDEVDMRKYGGLRTYMPVTFVTFGLGYLAIIGFPGLSGFFSKDMIIEAAFAKGGTEGWILGGVTLLGAAITAFYMTRVMVLTFFGEKRWQPDEKGELPHPHESPKTMTIPMIVLAFGSVFAGGFFSIGDRFLHWLAPVTGESHGNPPVSALTVTVSTVVVMVVGVGIAWAMYGRRPVPVTAPRGSLLTRAARRDLLQDDFNHVVLVRGGEHLTRSLVYVDHTLVDGVVNGTAASVGGLSGRLRKLQNGYVRSYAVSMFGGTAVLIAATLLMRAV, translated from the coding sequence GTGGAGAACCTGATTGCGCTGCTCATCGCGGCGCCCCTGTTCGGAGCGGCGGTGCTGCTCTGCGGCGGCCGCCGGCTCGACCGGGCCGGCCACTGGATCGGTACGGCGCTGGCGGCCGCGTCCTTCGTGGTCGGCGCGGTGCTCTTCGCCGATATGCTCGGCCGCCCCGCGGACGACCGGCTGCTGCACCAGAAGCTGTTCAGCTGGATCCCGGTCGAGGGCTTCCAGGCGGACATCGCCTTCCAGCTCGACCAGCTGTCGATGACCTTCGTGCTGCTGATCACCGGTGTGGGCACGCTCATCCACATCTACTCCATCGGCTATATGGAGCACGACGAGCGCCGGCGCCGCTTCTTCGGCTATCTGAACCTCTTCCTCGCGGCGATGCTGCTGCTGGTGCTCGCCGACAACTATCTGCTGCTGTACTTCGGCTGGGAGGGCGTCGGCCTCGCCTCGTACCTCCTGATCGGCTTCTGGCAGCACAAGCCCAGCGCGGCGACCGCGGCGAAGAAGGCGTTCCTGGTCAACCGGGTCGGTGACATCGGCCTCTCCATCGCCATCATGCTGATGTTCACCACCTTCGGCACCTTCGCCTTCACCCCGGTGCTGGCCTCGGCCGACGAGGCGAGCTCGGCGACCGTGACGGGCATCGGACTGATGCTGCTGCTCGCCGCCTGCGGCAAGTCGGCACAGGTACCGCTCCAGTCCTGGCTGGGGGACGCGATGGAGGGCCCGACCCCTGTCTCGGCCCTGATCCACGCGGCGACCATGGTGACCGCGGGCGTCTATCTCATCGTCCGCTCCGGCACGATCTTCAACGCCTCGCCGGACGCCCAGCTCGTGGTGGTCATCGTCGGCGCCGTCACCCTGCTCTTCGGCGCGATCGTCGGTTGCGCCAAGGACGACATCAAGAAGGCCCTCGCCGGGTCGACGATGTCCCAGATCGGCTACATGATCCTGGCCGCCGGGCTCGGCCCGATCGGCTATGTCTTCGCCATCATGCACCTGGTGACGCACGGCTTCTTCAAGGCCGGCCTCTTCCTCGGCGCGGGCTCCGTGATGCACGGGATGAACGACGAGGTCGACATGCGCAAGTACGGCGGTCTGCGCACGTACATGCCGGTCACCTTCGTCACCTTCGGCCTCGGCTATCTCGCCATCATCGGCTTCCCCGGTCTGTCCGGCTTCTTCTCCAAGGACATGATCATCGAGGCGGCCTTCGCCAAGGGCGGCACCGAGGGCTGGATCCTCGGCGGGGTCACCCTGCTCGGCGCGGCCATCACCGCCTTCTACATGACCCGGGTGATGGTGCTGACCTTCTTCGGTGAGAAGCGCTGGCAGCCCGACGAGAAGGGCGAGCTGCCCCATCCGCACGAATCCCCGAAGACCATGACGATCCCCATGATCGTGCTGGCCTTCGGCTCGGTCTTCGCGGGCGGCTTCTTCAGCATCGGCGACCGCTTCCTGCACTGGCTCGCCCCGGTCACCGGCGAGAGCCACGGCAATCCGCCGGTCAGCGCCCTCACCGTAACCGTCTCCACGGTCGTGGTGATGGTCGTCGGCGTCGGGATCGCCTGGGCGATGTACGGCCGGCGGCCGGTGCCGGTCACCGCCCCGCGCGGTTCGCTGCTCACCCGGGCCGCCCGCCGCGATCTCCTCCAGGACGACTTCAACCATGTGGTCCTGGTCCGCGGCGGCGAGCACCTCACCCGCTCCCTGGTCTATGTCGACCACACCCTGGTGGACGGTGTCGTCAACGGCACGGCTGCGTCCGTCGGCGGACTCTCCGGCCGGCTGCGCAAGCTCCAGAACGGCTACGTCCGCTCGTACGCCGTCTCGATGTTCGGAGGTACGGCGGTGCTGATCGCCGCGACCCTGCTGATGAGGGCGGTGTAA
- a CDS encoding NADH-quinone oxidoreductase subunit M: protein MSFPLLTATAVVPAVGAIVTAAVPAARKEAAKYLALLFSLATLALAAIVLVRFEPGGSRYQLTESHSWIADFGVRYELGVDGIGVVLIALTALLIPFIIVAGWNDADPVETGNSRWRPTQGFFALILMVEAMVILSFEATDVFLFYILFEAMLIPMYFLIGGFGDRAHQGTDENAAAQRSYAAVKFLLYNLVGGLIMLAAVIGLYVVAGSFSLSEIADARASGQLDMATNTERLLFLGFFFAFAIKAPLWPLHTWLPNAMGESTAPVAVLITAVVDKVGTFAMLRFCLQLFPEASKWATPVIVVLALISIVYGALLAVGQRDIKRLVAYASISHFGFIVLGIFAMTSQGQSGATLYMVNHGISTAALMLVAGFLISRRGSRLIADYGGVQKVAPVLAGTFLIGGLATLSLPGLAPFVSEFLVLVGVFSRYPVAGIVATSGIVLAALYVLVLYQRTMTGPVKEEVRNMPDLRPRELAVITPLIALLLLLGVYPKPLTEIVDPAVEHTLSDVQQKDPRPEVEAK from the coding sequence ATGTCCTTCCCGCTCCTTACGGCGACGGCGGTGGTCCCGGCAGTCGGGGCGATCGTCACCGCCGCCGTGCCCGCCGCGCGCAAGGAGGCAGCCAAGTATCTGGCGCTGCTGTTCTCCCTGGCGACGCTGGCACTGGCGGCGATCGTCCTGGTCCGGTTCGAACCGGGCGGGTCGCGCTATCAGCTGACCGAGTCCCATTCCTGGATCGCCGACTTCGGCGTCCGGTACGAACTGGGCGTGGACGGCATCGGTGTGGTGCTGATCGCACTGACCGCGCTGCTGATCCCCTTCATCATCGTGGCCGGCTGGAACGACGCCGACCCGGTGGAGACCGGCAACTCCCGCTGGCGGCCGACGCAGGGCTTCTTCGCCCTGATCCTGATGGTCGAGGCGATGGTGATCCTCTCCTTCGAGGCCACCGACGTCTTCCTCTTCTACATCCTCTTCGAAGCCATGCTCATCCCGATGTACTTCCTCATCGGAGGCTTCGGGGACCGGGCGCACCAGGGCACCGACGAGAACGCGGCCGCCCAGCGGTCGTACGCGGCGGTCAAGTTCCTGCTGTACAACCTGGTCGGCGGGCTGATCATGCTGGCCGCGGTGATCGGGCTCTATGTCGTCGCCGGAAGCTTCTCGCTCTCGGAGATCGCCGACGCCCGGGCCAGTGGCCAGCTCGATATGGCCACCAACACCGAACGGCTGCTGTTCCTCGGCTTCTTCTTCGCCTTCGCCATCAAGGCGCCGCTCTGGCCGCTGCACACCTGGCTGCCCAATGCCATGGGCGAGTCCACCGCACCCGTCGCCGTGCTGATCACCGCGGTGGTCGACAAGGTCGGCACCTTCGCGATGCTCCGCTTCTGTCTCCAGCTCTTCCCGGAGGCCTCCAAGTGGGCCACCCCGGTCATCGTGGTGCTGGCGCTGATCAGCATCGTGTACGGGGCGCTGCTCGCGGTCGGCCAGCGCGATATCAAGCGGCTGGTGGCCTATGCCTCCATCTCGCACTTCGGGTTCATCGTCCTCGGTATCTTCGCGATGACCTCCCAGGGCCAGTCCGGGGCCACGCTCTACATGGTCAACCACGGCATCTCGACGGCCGCCCTGATGCTGGTCGCCGGATTCCTGATCTCGCGGCGCGGCTCCCGGCTCATCGCGGACTACGGCGGAGTGCAGAAGGTGGCGCCCGTACTCGCGGGCACCTTCCTGATCGGCGGGCTCGCGACCCTGTCACTGCCGGGACTGGCGCCGTTCGTCTCCGAGTTCCTGGTGCTGGTCGGGGTCTTCTCGCGCTATCCGGTCGCCGGGATCGTCGCGACCTCCGGCATCGTGCTGGCCGCGCTCTATGTCCTCGTCCTCTATCAGCGGACGATGACCGGCCCGGTCAAGGAGGAAGTCCGGAACATGCCCGATCTGCGGCCGCGTGAACTGGCGGTGATCACCCCGCTGATCGCGCTGCTCCTCCTCCTCGGTGTCTACCCGAAGCCGCTGACGGAGATCGTCGATCCGGCGGTGGAGCACACCCTGTCCGACGTACAGCAGAAAGACCCCCGGCCGGAGGTGGAGGCCAAGTGA